A single region of the Phycisphaerae bacterium genome encodes:
- a CDS encoding BlaI/MecI/CopY family transcriptional regulator, translating to MPRKNHPAGRSADVKLTLNSIPNAEMDVLSCVWREEPVTAARIREMMKNLRPMAHGSVVTLLNRLVNKGLVSKEKGAVGKAFVFKSRTSPVHLHRRLVREMLDRVFQGRVVDMVSTILQVAKSIDSELVELKKLIGSMRPSRKSRR from the coding sequence ATGCCTAGGAAGAATCATCCCGCCGGGCGGTCAGCTGATGTGAAGCTCACGCTGAACTCCATTCCAAATGCCGAGATGGACGTCCTGTCCTGTGTATGGCGCGAAGAACCGGTCACGGCCGCTCGCATCCGCGAAATGATGAAGAACCTGCGTCCGATGGCCCACGGTTCAGTCGTGACACTCCTGAATCGGCTGGTTAACAAGGGTCTTGTTTCCAAGGAGAAGGGAGCGGTTGGAAAGGCCTTCGTATTCAAATCCCGAACAAGCCCCGTCCATTTGCATCGACGCCTCGTTCGCGAGATGCTCGATCGCGTCTTCCAGGGTCGGGTCGTCGACATGGTGTCCACCATCCTTCAGGTTGCCAAGTCGATCGATTCTGAGTTGGTTGAACTGAAAAAACTGATTGGCAGTATGAGGCCTTCCAGGAAATCGCGTCGCTAG
- a CDS encoding class I SAM-dependent methyltransferase produces MTAELPPITQMGSPIIVPTREGYDRWAEFYDVDDNPLVKLEEPVVRRLHGDPRGLDVLDVGCGTGRWAHQLADAGASVTAFDFSLGMLRKAREKSTRHPIRFLVHDVAHDLPFADNSFDRVNCCLVIDHVADLERLFREMGRVCRSSGRIIASTLHPAMMLKGTQARFRDPTTGQETRPRSEPHHISDYVMAIIRSGLGLARMEEHVADEALTARSPRAVKYLGWPMLLVFELQP; encoded by the coding sequence ATGACAGCCGAGTTGCCTCCCATCACGCAAATGGGATCGCCGATTATCGTCCCCACACGCGAGGGCTATGACCGGTGGGCCGAATTCTACGACGTGGACGACAACCCCCTTGTCAAACTCGAGGAACCGGTGGTTCGACGGCTGCATGGGGATCCTCGCGGACTTGATGTGCTGGATGTCGGCTGCGGCACGGGTCGATGGGCGCACCAACTGGCGGATGCCGGGGCGAGCGTGACCGCCTTTGATTTCTCGCTCGGCATGCTCAGGAAGGCGCGAGAGAAATCGACTCGCCATCCAATCCGCTTTCTTGTTCACGACGTCGCTCACGATCTTCCGTTTGCTGACAATTCATTTGATCGCGTGAATTGCTGCCTGGTGATTGACCATGTCGCCGATCTGGAAAGACTGTTTCGGGAAATGGGCCGCGTATGCCGTTCAAGCGGCAGGATCATTGCATCAACGCTGCATCCAGCCATGATGCTCAAGGGCACCCAAGCGAGGTTTCGCGACCCGACAACCGGTCAGGAAACACGTCCGCGGAGTGAGCCGCATCACATCTCAGACTATGTCATGGCCATCATTCGTTCGGGCCTTGGACTTGCGCGCATGGAGGAACATGTGGCCGACGAGGCACTCACGGCACGATCGCCGCGCGCGGTGAAATACCTTGGCTGGCCGATGTTGCTGGTTTTCGAACTCCAGCCCTGA
- a CDS encoding serine/threonine protein kinase — MSCDMSHDRLWAFVHEQNESDAVRSEVAAHVSSCPSCREQIDEMREILGELDQIGLSPRRATEIRQPEFIGAYRIIRRIGQGGMGVVYEAEQRQPARRVALKLVLGGVHADELRVRMFEREVQTLARLNHPGIASIYEAGISEDGQCFYAMELVEGVELSTAMRAGGVEGSGGVSTRAGLRRRLDLFCTICDAIAYAHQRGIIHRDLKPSNILITPEGRPKILDFGLARAIGPEAGIATLDTGTGRLLGTVPYMSPEQAQGLTDSIDVRTDVYALGVILYEILLDRLPYDVSNRSLLSAIKVICEQAPAPPKKINGAIPGDVSIILLKALEKDPARRYAAVSALSDDLRRFLSGHTIVARPASASYQLQKFVARHRLPFALASALVISLITAAGWMWSDAVREARRIRRLNEVLTRFYETSDPWNRGRRDVTVLEALGEAQRMVDRELVDEPLVAASLHHTLGKLFRGFGDYPAADRHLRAANDIFRRLRGDRNSDTAMVLRDLGENCFLAGQVSEAGKLFSAALEITRHLQRPPHEDIAVNLNNLGLVLKTEGKLDAARACYIDALSMRESILSELLSREDTPIAAVNDAKRNAAETFNNLGALARQGKKYESAKTYYLEAIRLRREALGEGHPDVQKSYNNYGKLLFDLEEYDEAARYFRLAISVLREDKNLGEEHLFVARAMHSLALTQKAMGRLSEAKTTCIEALQLRRKAVDRGVLDAGQGDLADSLGLLAELLRIEGNRQEARAALDEALAIGDARYAADDWRTASLQSSLGAMLFEDGESDLGIQLMKSSLDRLRAVRGDSARETHDAAERLGVAYEQAGRLQDATEVRESMARPRTSEAGH; from the coding sequence ATGTCCTGCGACATGTCACATGATCGACTCTGGGCATTTGTCCACGAACAAAACGAAAGCGATGCTGTTCGTTCCGAGGTGGCGGCGCATGTGAGTTCATGCCCGTCCTGCCGCGAGCAAATTGACGAAATGCGAGAGATTCTTGGAGAACTGGACCAGATCGGCCTATCTCCGCGGCGCGCCACCGAAATTCGACAACCGGAATTCATTGGCGCGTATCGCATCATTCGGCGAATTGGCCAGGGTGGAATGGGGGTTGTTTACGAAGCGGAGCAACGTCAGCCCGCGCGACGTGTCGCGCTGAAGCTTGTCCTCGGCGGCGTTCATGCCGACGAATTGCGCGTACGGATGTTCGAACGTGAAGTGCAAACGCTCGCGCGGCTGAATCATCCCGGGATCGCATCGATTTATGAAGCCGGAATCTCGGAGGACGGACAGTGCTTTTATGCGATGGAACTGGTCGAGGGGGTGGAGCTTTCGACCGCCATGCGTGCGGGCGGGGTGGAGGGATCGGGCGGGGTCTCCACCCGCGCCGGACTGCGTCGCCGTCTGGACCTGTTTTGCACGATTTGCGATGCCATTGCGTATGCGCATCAACGGGGAATCATCCATCGCGATCTGAAGCCTTCCAACATTCTGATCACTCCTGAGGGTCGGCCGAAAATTCTGGATTTCGGGTTAGCCCGAGCGATCGGGCCCGAGGCCGGCATCGCGACGCTGGACACCGGCACCGGGCGCCTGTTGGGCACGGTTCCCTACATGAGCCCTGAGCAGGCACAGGGGCTGACCGATTCCATCGACGTGCGTACCGATGTTTATGCGTTGGGGGTGATTCTTTATGAGATACTGCTTGATCGGCTGCCATATGACGTGAGCAATCGATCATTGCTTTCAGCGATAAAGGTGATTTGCGAACAGGCGCCCGCTCCGCCGAAAAAAATAAACGGCGCGATCCCCGGCGATGTCTCGATCATTCTCTTGAAGGCGCTGGAGAAGGATCCTGCGCGGCGTTATGCGGCCGTTTCAGCTCTATCAGATGATCTCCGGCGGTTTCTGTCGGGCCACACGATTGTCGCTCGCCCAGCCAGCGCGAGCTATCAGCTACAGAAGTTTGTCGCTCGTCATCGACTGCCGTTCGCATTGGCTTCGGCGCTTGTAATTTCGCTGATCACCGCGGCCGGTTGGATGTGGAGCGACGCGGTGCGAGAGGCTCGCCGCATTCGGCGTCTGAATGAAGTGCTGACGCGCTTCTACGAGACATCTGATCCGTGGAATCGAGGGCGTCGCGACGTGACGGTGCTGGAGGCGCTGGGCGAAGCACAGCGAATGGTTGATCGCGAACTGGTTGACGAGCCGCTCGTCGCCGCCTCGCTGCATCACACGCTGGGAAAGCTGTTTCGCGGATTCGGAGATTACCCCGCGGCCGATCGGCACTTGCGAGCGGCGAATGATATCTTCCGGCGATTGCGCGGTGATCGCAATTCTGACACGGCGATGGTTTTGCGCGATCTGGGGGAGAACTGCTTTCTTGCCGGTCAGGTCTCCGAAGCCGGGAAACTGTTCTCAGCAGCACTGGAGATTACGAGACACCTCCAGCGGCCGCCTCACGAGGACATCGCAGTCAACCTGAATAACCTTGGTCTCGTGCTGAAGACCGAGGGCAAACTGGATGCGGCGCGTGCATGCTACATCGACGCGCTTTCCATGCGGGAGTCCATCCTGAGCGAACTGCTTTCCAGAGAGGACACGCCCATCGCGGCCGTGAACGATGCGAAACGAAACGCCGCGGAAACATTCAACAATCTTGGCGCACTCGCTCGCCAGGGGAAAAAATACGAATCCGCAAAGACCTATTATCTTGAAGCCATACGCCTGCGACGCGAGGCGCTCGGAGAGGGTCATCCGGACGTTCAGAAATCGTACAACAACTATGGCAAACTGCTGTTTGATCTTGAAGAGTATGACGAGGCAGCACGATACTTCCGATTGGCAATCTCGGTTTTGCGAGAGGACAAGAACCTCGGCGAGGAGCATCTCTTTGTCGCCCGTGCGATGCACAGTCTTGCCCTGACTCAGAAGGCGATGGGTCGGCTGTCTGAAGCGAAAACGACCTGCATCGAAGCGCTTCAACTGCGTCGAAAGGCGGTGGATCGCGGGGTGCTTGATGCCGGACAGGGCGATCTGGCCGACTCGCTCGGATTGCTTGCGGAACTGCTGCGAATCGAGGGGAATCGGCAGGAGGCGAGGGCGGCACTCGACGAGGCATTGGCGATCGGCGACGCACGATACGCCGCAGACGACTGGCGAACTGCTTCGCTTCAAAGTTCGCTTGGCGCGATGCTGTTCGAGGATGGCGAATCTGATCTGGGAATCCAGCTTATGAAATCGAGCCTTGATCGGCTTCGTGCCGTTCGTGGAGATTCAGCCCGCGAGACGCACGACGCCGCAGAGCGTCTCGGCGTCGCCTACGAACAAGCCGGACGGCTTCAGGATGCCACCGAAGTGCGTGAGTCGATGGCCCGTCCGCGAACATCCGAAGCCGGGCATTGA
- a CDS encoding sigma-70 family RNA polymerase sigma factor — MESVPTDEALVSGVHRGDADALSQLTKRYWDAIRRFCAAYLDDEALGEDVAQDTFAKLGSTEEPPTGAVKPWLYKVARNRCLDILRRHQRSPTHNRPLKSGFDAARDTAGPHTRVAREERAALIRQIIGAMPEEYREVLILKHFQGLSREEMAEALGVTDATIKGRLVRASEHLRQMLASHTRFSSSE, encoded by the coding sequence ATGGAATCAGTCCCGACAGATGAAGCGCTGGTGTCAGGCGTGCATCGTGGCGACGCCGACGCCTTGTCACAATTGACGAAACGGTACTGGGATGCGATCCGTCGATTTTGCGCGGCTTATCTGGACGATGAGGCGCTAGGCGAGGATGTCGCGCAAGACACTTTCGCGAAGCTCGGATCAACCGAAGAACCGCCGACCGGTGCAGTGAAGCCCTGGCTTTACAAGGTGGCCCGCAATCGATGCCTGGACATCCTGCGCCGGCATCAGCGAAGTCCGACGCATAATCGACCACTTAAGAGCGGATTTGATGCGGCGCGCGACACCGCCGGACCGCACACGCGCGTTGCGAGGGAGGAACGTGCGGCATTGATCCGCCAGATTATCGGAGCGATGCCTGAGGAGTATCGGGAAGTGTTGATTCTCAAGCACTTTCAGGGTCTCTCTCGCGAAGAGATGGCCGAGGCGCTCGGTGTGACAGATGCGACAATCAAGGGCCGGCTCGTGCGGGCGTCGGAGCACCTTCGGCAGATGCTGGCGTCGCATACCCGTTTCAGTTCAAGCGAGTGA
- a CDS encoding choice-of-anchor D domain-containing protein, with protein sequence MNMIRHFRSLNSVACLAGLALTALLLSSTAFASDGRFDASQATFHSLTREEMIAKKVAEVTHGGSWAVAQGVDHPDGHAGDHHDDCGRCVTLSGMSILFDPAADEVGVLSVLQQLPDEQFASFLPQGSRWTATATDGAVAQGERLTLTYSFVPDGTPITIAGTVESEPSSLFTRFDANFPGGRVAWKAKFAQALNQWGEILNITYVEVADDGAAFPTSAGALGLRGDIRIAMRSLGEPLAVNFFPQFGGDMVLDSLDIGQFVNPVNDYLNLRNILTHEHGHGLGLNHVLPTDSTKLMEPFLSTAYDGPQEDDIRGAQSLYGDRFEANNVIANNSFLGGPLTSPTNGAQVLTFDNMALERADSADFYGFTAFAGVPIAIRVDPIGTTYQFAPQSNPNLTTTVNAKAVRNLGLRLWRRVSAQTNTFQLLAQIDFNGAGEAEYHPPIPYQTAGYMVAEVYSIDGFSDCQRYSIRISNAALTPPVAPASMSVFNVAAGQQIFDGSTLQFGNANTGANVNRTLTIVNGGPGALDLGQPTFAGPGAADFAFNMLTSTIAPDGTTTIVVVFTPSVAGLRQAVMTLPNNDPNQPNFSFIVSGTGVVQLIPEMEVSLVGATLAENDLVELDGAEIGTAATISLELLNTGTATLNISNIDFTGNQSAEYSASFTQATIAPGASTTLSLTCVPADEGDRITLARFFSNAVPSPFRLELRTQGLAVEPQITDCNANGIEDAQDIESGASMDCDANGIPDECEIDSDGDDVIDACDLCADEDDRIDLNGNGVPDCTEIVNDNPDNNNNNNGDNENQNAGGNNGLCGMGAGTSLLTFMLMACGGTVSQRRRYTARRVK encoded by the coding sequence ATGAACATGATCCGCCACTTCCGATCATTGAATTCAGTAGCCTGCCTGGCCGGTCTGGCACTGACCGCCCTGCTGCTTTCGTCCACTGCATTCGCATCAGACGGACGATTCGATGCCTCACAGGCAACTTTCCATTCATTGACTCGCGAGGAGATGATCGCAAAGAAGGTGGCTGAGGTCACACACGGCGGATCGTGGGCAGTCGCACAAGGTGTGGACCATCCGGACGGTCACGCAGGAGATCACCACGACGATTGCGGCCGCTGCGTCACGCTGTCCGGCATGAGCATACTCTTCGATCCTGCGGCGGATGAGGTCGGCGTCCTGTCCGTGCTTCAGCAACTCCCCGATGAACAGTTTGCCTCATTTCTCCCTCAGGGCAGTCGATGGACCGCCACGGCCACAGACGGTGCCGTCGCACAAGGCGAGCGATTGACTCTGACCTATAGCTTCGTGCCGGACGGCACACCGATCACAATCGCCGGCACGGTCGAGAGTGAGCCCAGCTCTCTTTTCACCCGATTCGATGCAAACTTCCCCGGAGGTCGAGTCGCGTGGAAAGCCAAGTTTGCACAGGCACTGAATCAATGGGGCGAAATTCTCAACATCACATACGTCGAAGTCGCCGACGACGGCGCTGCATTCCCGACAAGCGCTGGAGCGCTCGGCCTGAGAGGTGACATCCGCATCGCGATGAGGTCGCTGGGTGAGCCGCTCGCCGTTAACTTCTTTCCGCAGTTTGGCGGAGACATGGTCCTCGACAGCCTCGACATCGGGCAGTTCGTAAATCCGGTCAACGACTATCTCAACCTCCGCAACATCCTCACCCATGAACACGGTCATGGACTCGGGCTGAACCACGTCCTGCCGACCGACAGTACCAAATTGATGGAGCCATTTCTCTCCACGGCATATGACGGACCGCAGGAAGATGACATCCGTGGCGCACAGTCACTCTACGGCGACCGCTTCGAAGCGAACAACGTCATCGCAAATAATAGCTTCCTCGGCGGCCCGCTGACCTCTCCGACAAATGGCGCGCAAGTGCTGACCTTTGACAACATGGCCTTGGAACGCGCGGATTCCGCGGATTTCTACGGGTTCACCGCGTTCGCCGGCGTGCCGATCGCCATTCGTGTCGATCCGATCGGCACGACCTATCAATTCGCCCCGCAATCGAATCCAAACTTAACGACCACGGTTAACGCAAAGGCCGTTCGCAATCTCGGCCTGCGACTCTGGAGGCGCGTCTCCGCGCAAACCAACACCTTCCAGTTGTTGGCACAGATCGATTTTAATGGAGCCGGTGAGGCTGAATACCATCCGCCGATTCCTTACCAGACCGCCGGCTACATGGTCGCGGAGGTCTACTCAATCGACGGTTTCAGCGACTGCCAGCGATACTCAATTCGAATCAGTAACGCCGCGCTGACCCCACCTGTGGCGCCCGCTTCGATGAGCGTCTTCAACGTTGCCGCCGGCCAACAGATTTTTGACGGATCGACGCTTCAATTCGGCAATGCCAATACCGGTGCGAACGTGAATCGAACGCTGACGATCGTGAATGGCGGACCTGGCGCGCTCGATCTGGGCCAGCCAACCTTCGCAGGTCCGGGTGCGGCGGATTTCGCGTTTAACATGCTGACCAGCACGATCGCACCGGACGGAACGACGACTATCGTCGTCGTGTTCACGCCGTCCGTGGCGGGTCTGCGGCAGGCTGTCATGACCTTGCCGAATAACGATCCGAATCAGCCGAACTTCAGCTTCATCGTCAGCGGCACCGGTGTGGTTCAACTCATTCCCGAGATGGAAGTAAGCCTCGTGGGGGCGACGCTTGCCGAGAATGATCTCGTTGAGTTGGATGGTGCGGAAATCGGAACCGCAGCCACGATCAGCCTCGAATTGCTCAATACGGGTACCGCCACGCTGAATATCTCGAATATCGATTTCACCGGCAATCAGTCCGCCGAATATTCAGCAAGCTTCACACAGGCGACAATCGCACCCGGCGCGTCAACAACACTCAGCTTGACCTGCGTACCGGCGGACGAAGGCGATCGAATCACGCTAGCCCGCTTCTTCAGTAACGCTGTACCGAGCCCGTTCAGACTGGAACTGCGGACACAGGGCCTGGCCGTTGAACCACAAATCACTGACTGCAATGCCAACGGCATTGAGGACGCTCAGGACATCGAGTCCGGTGCGAGCATGGACTGTGATGCGAACGGCATCCCGGACGAATGCGAAATTGATTCAGACGGGGACGACGTCATTGATGCGTGCGATCTGTGCGCCGATGAGGACGATCGCATCGACTTGAATGGCAACGGCGTGCCCGACTGCACTGAGATCGTGAACGACAATCCGGACAACAACAACAACAACAATGGCGACAACGAGAATCAGAACGCAGGCGGCAACAACGGTCTGTGTGGAATGGGAGCGGGCACGTCGCTGCTCACCTTCATGCTGATGGCCTGCGGCGGAACAGTGTCACAGCGTCGCCGATACACCGCGAGACGGGTGAAATAA
- the rpsD gene encoding 30S ribosomal protein S4: MGTYHGPKVRLSRALGVPIAETPKHMRLRRENPPGVHGLGAGRRKSLYGERLIAKQRLARYYNVRDGQMRRYMKEASKSKRTTPVVLHEMLETRLDNVIRRLGWARTIWQARQMVSHGHFTVDGQRVNIPSYAVQPGQRIAVRPKSLNVVKQISETAEFHLQLDWLQRDDAKFEATIARMPALEDSRIPFDVDYNLIVEYYSR, encoded by the coding sequence ATGGGAACGTATCACGGTCCGAAAGTTCGATTGTCCCGCGCCCTCGGCGTGCCGATCGCGGAAACCCCCAAGCACATGCGGCTTCGCCGCGAGAATCCGCCCGGCGTGCATGGGCTGGGCGCCGGTCGGCGCAAAAGCCTTTACGGCGAGCGCCTCATTGCCAAGCAGCGGCTCGCTCGCTATTACAACGTTCGCGACGGACAAATGCGCCGCTACATGAAAGAAGCGAGCAAGTCGAAGCGAACCACGCCCGTTGTCCTTCACGAAATGCTGGAGACCCGCCTCGATAACGTGATTAGGCGTCTGGGCTGGGCGCGAACGATCTGGCAGGCGCGGCAGATGGTTTCACACGGGCACTTCACCGTGGATGGTCAGCGCGTGAACATTCCATCCTATGCTGTGCAGCCCGGGCAGCGAATCGCCGTGAGGCCGAAGAGCCTGAACGTCGTCAAGCAAATCAGCGAGACGGCGGAGTTTCATCTTCAGCTCGATTGGCTTCAGCGCGACGATGCGAAATTCGAAGCGACCATTGCACGAATGCCCGCGCTGGAAGACAGCCGAATTCCCTTCGATGTCGATTACAACCTGATCGTCGAGTACTACAGCCGCTAG
- the miaB gene encoding tRNA (N6-isopentenyl adenosine(37)-C2)-methylthiotransferase MiaB, protein MSSGETVYLETMGCQMNALDSELALGALLSRGYRITGDMNAASIVVLNTCSVRQHAEDKVYSRLGQLKGSRKRSADQIIAVIGCMAERDGDGLLARMPHVDILCGPTELGRLPGLIDDVKATRSPAVALSGRLRQRSTPIRSGGGHDDLEALDSGRVFGLSSHPDTPKVFGRHQAYVRITRGCNKYCTFCVVPYTRGPEQHRPPGQIVDEVRRLADSGVVEVTLLGQTVNHYEYVGEGPRGRTTFAQLLKRVHDEVPQLPRLRFVTSYPRDFTDESLEVMAASERICKYLHVPAQSGSNDVLKRMNRGYTVEQYMSLIDRARKLMPDISIAGDMIVGFCGETESDFQMSMDLLRKARYKNCFIFKYSPRPGTTADGRFTDDVPDEEKRRRNNDMLALQAQINVANHQAMMGLLAEVLVEGPSKVEMKRQESEQDRGDEVDAADERPRAGSGTLQLVGRTSGDQIVVFSGSRELIGRMVDVRVIAATPYTLHGELVDGGRPNGSPMVQSNHSRGNLSLDVLN, encoded by the coding sequence ATGAGCTCCGGCGAAACGGTCTATCTTGAGACGATGGGATGCCAGATGAACGCCCTTGATAGCGAACTTGCGCTCGGTGCGCTTCTATCGCGGGGCTATCGAATCACGGGTGACATGAATGCGGCATCCATTGTCGTGCTGAACACATGCTCCGTCCGGCAGCATGCCGAAGACAAAGTGTATTCCCGCCTGGGACAACTCAAGGGTTCGCGAAAGCGGAGCGCCGACCAGATTATCGCTGTCATCGGCTGCATGGCTGAGCGGGACGGCGACGGCCTGCTTGCGAGAATGCCGCATGTCGACATTCTCTGCGGGCCGACCGAGCTGGGCCGACTTCCGGGTCTGATTGACGACGTTAAAGCGACTCGATCCCCGGCCGTCGCGCTTTCCGGGCGTCTGCGACAGCGGTCGACTCCGATTCGATCAGGCGGTGGTCATGACGACCTGGAAGCCCTCGATTCCGGTCGCGTGTTCGGCCTGTCCTCCCATCCGGATACGCCGAAAGTCTTCGGGCGCCATCAGGCGTATGTCCGCATCACGCGCGGTTGCAACAAGTATTGCACGTTTTGCGTGGTGCCCTATACCCGCGGGCCGGAACAGCATCGACCGCCGGGCCAGATCGTGGATGAAGTGCGCCGCCTGGCGGATTCGGGTGTCGTTGAGGTGACGCTCCTGGGTCAGACAGTCAATCATTACGAGTATGTCGGCGAAGGACCGCGAGGGCGGACCACCTTTGCTCAACTGTTGAAGCGCGTGCATGACGAAGTGCCGCAACTGCCACGTCTGCGGTTTGTCACAAGCTATCCGCGGGATTTCACGGATGAGTCGCTGGAGGTCATGGCCGCGTCCGAGCGAATCTGCAAGTACCTGCATGTTCCGGCGCAAAGCGGCAGCAACGACGTGCTAAAGCGGATGAACCGTGGCTACACCGTTGAACAGTACATGAGCCTGATCGACCGGGCGCGGAAGCTCATGCCGGATATTTCGATCGCAGGGGACATGATTGTCGGCTTCTGCGGGGAGACGGAATCAGATTTCCAGATGAGCATGGATCTGCTTCGGAAGGCTCGCTATAAAAACTGTTTTATCTTCAAATACTCGCCTCGCCCGGGAACGACAGCGGACGGGCGATTCACCGACGACGTCCCCGATGAAGAGAAGCGCCGAAGAAACAACGACATGCTCGCGCTTCAGGCCCAGATCAACGTCGCGAATCATCAGGCGATGATGGGTCTCTTGGCCGAAGTGCTTGTCGAAGGGCCGAGCAAGGTCGAAATGAAACGGCAGGAATCGGAACAGGATCGCGGCGACGAGGTTGACGCAGCCGATGAACGGCCCCGCGCCGGCTCGGGCACGTTGCAGCTTGTGGGTCGAACCTCCGGCGACCAGATTGTCGTCTTTTCGGGGTCGCGCGAATTGATCGGGCGAATGGTGGACGTGCGGGTCATCGCGGCGACCCCCTACACGCTTCATGGCGAACTAGTTGACGGCGGCAGGCCGAACGGCAGCCCAATGGTTCAATCAAACCACTCCCGCGGCAATCTTTCGCTTGATGTCCTCAATTAA
- a CDS encoding NifU family protein, whose amino-acid sequence MRADVTDIIRQLRPAVQSDGGDIELIDVGVDGVVKVRLHGACIGCPSAAVTLKLGVEQSLRDNVPEVKEVVCV is encoded by the coding sequence ATCAGGGCCGATGTGACGGACATCATCCGCCAGCTTCGGCCGGCCGTTCAGAGTGATGGTGGAGACATCGAGTTGATCGACGTTGGCGTCGATGGCGTGGTCAAAGTCCGGCTTCACGGCGCGTGCATCGGCTGCCCGTCGGCCGCCGTCACCCTCAAGCTCGGCGTGGAGCAGTCTTTGCGCGACAATGTGCCTGAAGTGAAAGAAGTTGTCTGTGTCTGA
- a CDS encoding protease complex subunit PrcB family protein has protein sequence MPSDGEELPILREVVRVHSHETRAMRLVIRDSAALAKVPLEQIPIDFDHEMMLVITLGRVPSDQYRVKIDRVVREGGELRVESSVVQPPEGAPLVPSSPYCIAVVPKCELNVAGFSSNPPARQRTWTQSEPGFGR, from the coding sequence ATGCCTTCGGATGGAGAGGAACTGCCGATTCTCCGCGAGGTGGTCCGCGTTCATTCGCATGAAACCCGCGCGATGCGGCTTGTCATTCGGGACTCGGCGGCCCTCGCGAAGGTTCCGCTCGAACAGATTCCGATTGACTTTGATCACGAGATGATGCTTGTGATAACGCTCGGTCGCGTCCCTTCCGATCAATACCGCGTAAAAATTGACCGGGTCGTCAGGGAGGGGGGCGAACTCCGCGTGGAGTCCTCGGTCGTCCAGCCGCCGGAAGGTGCCCCGCTTGTTCCCTCAAGTCCCTATTGCATCGCCGTTGTTCCGAAGTGTGAACTGAACGTCGCCGGGTTCTCCAGCAATCCGCCGGCGAGACAGCGGACATGGACACAAAGTGAACCGGGATTCGGTCGTTGA